One genomic window of Desmospora activa DSM 45169 includes the following:
- a CDS encoding SOS response-associated peptidase has protein sequence MCGRFTLTVGLGEILERFQAEMADEWEHKPRFNAAPTQMLPVVRMDEESGTRTLTLMRWGLIPRWAKDRSIGNRLINARGETVDTKPSFRHSLRRARCIVPADGFYEWTSTSDGKKQPLRIILKGERLFAFAGLWDRWEDDEGGSVDSFTIITTRPNEKLAKVHNRMPVILHQEEEVSWLDTNIKNLDMVTALLEPYPAAEMELYPVSSLVNSPKNDQVKCIDPLC, from the coding sequence ATGTGCGGACGGTTTACATTAACGGTTGGGCTCGGTGAGATTTTGGAACGGTTTCAAGCGGAAATGGCGGATGAGTGGGAGCATAAACCCCGTTTTAATGCGGCACCGACACAAATGTTGCCGGTTGTGCGCATGGATGAGGAGAGCGGAACCCGTACATTGACACTGATGCGCTGGGGCTTAATTCCACGCTGGGCGAAGGATCGTTCCATCGGGAACCGCTTGATAAACGCCCGCGGAGAAACGGTGGACACCAAACCGTCTTTCCGGCACTCGTTGCGGCGTGCTCGCTGTATCGTCCCTGCTGACGGATTTTATGAATGGACCTCCACATCTGATGGTAAAAAGCAGCCCCTGCGCATCATTTTAAAAGGAGAACGGCTTTTTGCTTTTGCTGGTTTATGGGATCGTTGGGAGGATGACGAAGGGGGAAGTGTTGATTCATTTACCATCATCACGACTCGTCCCAATGAAAAATTGGCAAAAGTACACAATCGCATGCCGGTAATTTTGCACCAAGAGGAAGAAGTCTCGTGGTTGGATACAAACATCAAGAATTTGGACATGGTTACTGCCTTGCTTGAACCTTATCCCGCCGCAGAGATGGAGCTGTATCCGGTGTCTAGTCTAGTTAATTCCCCTAAAAATGACCAAGTAAAATGTATCGATCCTTTATGCTAA
- a CDS encoding ATP-binding cassette domain-containing protein, translating to MSQPYQEYIEIRGARENNLKSVSLRIPKRKITIFTGVSGSGKSSIVFDTLAAESQRLLNENFSTFVRNFLPRFPQPDADAIENLSMAVIVDQKRLGGGAHSTMGTITDISPVLRLLYSRVGQPYVGEANAFSFNDPQGMCTECNGMGRKLGVNLSKALDMTKSINEGAILLPEYTVDSWNWNICTQSGLYDNDKKLAEYTEAEMDQLLYGKPVKIKMPVGGKSVNITVEGIIEKFNTKYIKRDVKTYSERTQKMVEPFITDILCPVCRGARLSQAALGCKINGQNIAELSSMEVGQLIGVIQEIQDPSAAPMVKTLTDRLQHLVDIGLEYLTLDRETDTLSGGESQRVKMVKHLSGSLVDVTYVFDEPSVGLHPRDVHRLNKLLQKLRDKGNTVIVVEHDPDVIKVADHIVDVGPYAGSRGGTIVYEGSYSGLLEADTLTGNHLKQELPVKDRFRQASGHLSIVGANQHNLKNVSVNIPTGVLTVVTGVAGSGKSTLINEVFLRRHPDSIVIDQTAVGVSTRSNPATYTGIMDDVRKAFAAANKVSPGLFSFNSKGACENCKGLGVVYTDLSFLDSVKLPCEVCGGKRFKEKVLVYKLDGKSIADVLEMTVEQALAFFNMKEVSRILQAMSDVGLNYLKLGQPLSTLSGGECQRIKLASELHKQGSIYVMDEPTTGLHMSDISHLLTIMNRLVDAGNTVIVIEHNLDVIRNADWIIDMGPDGGNRGGKVIFEGTPKQILDAEHSITGKYLRGTLA from the coding sequence ATGTCCCAACCCTACCAAGAATATATTGAAATTCGTGGCGCCCGGGAAAACAACCTGAAGAGTGTTTCCTTACGCATTCCCAAGCGCAAAATCACTATATTTACAGGTGTATCCGGGTCCGGCAAATCGTCGATCGTGTTCGATACCTTAGCCGCCGAATCCCAGCGTCTGCTGAATGAAAACTTTAGTACGTTTGTCCGCAACTTTCTGCCGCGTTTTCCGCAACCGGATGCAGACGCGATCGAAAATCTTAGCATGGCGGTTATCGTCGACCAGAAACGCTTGGGTGGCGGCGCTCATTCGACCATGGGAACCATTACCGACATTTCCCCTGTGCTTCGGCTGTTATATTCTCGTGTGGGGCAGCCATATGTAGGTGAAGCCAATGCTTTTTCCTTCAATGATCCGCAAGGGATGTGCACGGAATGTAACGGTATGGGGCGCAAGCTTGGCGTCAACTTGAGCAAAGCGCTAGATATGACCAAATCTATTAACGAAGGCGCCATTCTGCTTCCGGAATACACGGTGGACAGCTGGAACTGGAACATCTGTACTCAATCCGGTTTATACGATAACGACAAGAAGCTTGCCGAATACACCGAGGCCGAAATGGACCAGCTTCTATACGGCAAACCTGTGAAGATTAAAATGCCAGTCGGAGGCAAATCTGTCAATATCACTGTCGAGGGAATCATCGAGAAGTTTAATACCAAGTATATCAAGCGTGATGTAAAAACGTATTCAGAACGAACCCAGAAAATGGTGGAACCGTTCATCACCGACATTCTGTGTCCGGTATGCCGGGGAGCCAGACTCAGCCAAGCGGCGCTAGGCTGCAAGATCAACGGGCAGAATATAGCCGAATTGTCATCCATGGAGGTCGGCCAGCTGATTGGAGTGATTCAAGAGATTCAAGATCCATCAGCAGCTCCCATGGTCAAAACATTAACCGACAGGCTGCAGCACCTGGTTGATATCGGCTTGGAATACCTTACTCTCGACCGTGAAACCGACACGTTGTCCGGCGGCGAATCGCAGCGGGTTAAGATGGTTAAGCACCTGAGCGGAAGTCTGGTAGATGTGACTTACGTGTTTGACGAACCCAGCGTAGGGCTGCACCCCCGCGATGTGCACCGTCTCAATAAATTGCTGCAAAAGCTCCGCGATAAAGGAAATACGGTCATAGTAGTCGAACATGATCCCGACGTCATCAAAGTGGCCGATCATATTGTCGATGTCGGCCCGTATGCTGGAAGCCGTGGCGGCACGATTGTGTATGAAGGCAGTTATTCAGGCCTGCTGGAGGCCGATACGTTGACAGGAAACCATCTGAAACAGGAGTTGCCAGTAAAAGACCGTTTTCGCCAGGCGTCGGGCCATTTGTCCATCGTAGGCGCCAACCAGCACAATTTGAAAAATGTCAGCGTTAATATACCGACAGGTGTACTGACCGTCGTGACGGGCGTCGCCGGCTCCGGCAAAAGCACATTAATTAACGAGGTGTTCTTGCGCCGGCATCCCGATTCTATCGTCATTGACCAGACGGCAGTCGGCGTCTCGACCCGCTCCAATCCGGCCACCTACACTGGCATCATGGACGATGTGCGCAAGGCGTTTGCGGCAGCGAATAAAGTCAGCCCTGGATTGTTCAGCTTTAACTCCAAAGGCGCCTGCGAAAACTGCAAAGGTCTCGGGGTCGTCTATACCGATCTGTCATTCCTGGACAGCGTTAAACTTCCTTGCGAGGTATGCGGAGGCAAACGTTTCAAGGAGAAAGTGCTGGTTTATAAACTGGACGGCAAATCCATCGCCGATGTGTTGGAGATGACCGTCGAACAGGCACTCGCATTTTTTAATATGAAAGAGGTCTCGAGAATTCTCCAAGCTATGAGTGATGTGGGATTGAATTATTTGAAGCTCGGCCAACCGCTCAGCACGCTTTCGGGCGGTGAATGCCAACGTATCAAGCTGGCCAGCGAGTTGCATAAACAAGGGAGTATTTACGTCATGGACGAGCCGACGACCGGTCTGCATATGTCCGATATCAGCCATTTGCTTACAATCATGAACCGACTGGTAGACGCCGGTAATACTGTGATTGTGATTGAGCATAATTTGGATGTCATCCGAAATGCCGATTGGATCATTGATATGGGACCCGATGGCGGCAATAGGGGCGGTAAGGTCATTTTCGAGGGCACACCCAAGCAGATTCTCGACGCAGAGCATTCCATAACGGGCAAGTATTTGCGAGGGACATTAGCATAA
- a CDS encoding SRPBCC family protein, whose product MSLTLSMDFRFTTSIEKLWSALTDSSKLAKWITENDFKPVVGHRFQFRHQPSEWWDGIVEGEVLIVDEPNRLSYTWATGDEKHTVTLTLQDLGDGKVNLHLEQTGFSNAQGLEGAKYGWGAWVGELEKLLEQ is encoded by the coding sequence ATGAGTTTAACATTATCCATGGATTTTCGGTTCACAACATCGATCGAGAAACTTTGGTCCGCCTTAACCGATTCTAGTAAGCTTGCCAAGTGGATCACGGAAAATGATTTTAAGCCCGTTGTAGGACACCGTTTTCAGTTTCGCCATCAGCCGTCCGAATGGTGGGATGGAATTGTAGAGGGCGAAGTGCTAATCGTGGACGAACCAAACCGGTTGTCCTATACTTGGGCCACCGGAGACGAGAAGCATACGGTCACCTTGACGCTACAGGATTTAGGGGATGGAAAGGTTAACCTTCATCTCGAACAAACCGGATTCTCAAATGCTCAAGGACTCGAAGGCGCTAAGTATGGCTGGGGTGCATGGGTCGGCGAACTTGAAAAGCTGTTGGAACAATAA
- a CDS encoding ArsR/SmtB family transcription factor, which produces MNENNQMRDVFDAIADPTRRRLIHLLAEAEEKPLHELTAQFHMGRTAVSKHLTILKEAGLVHDRKVGRETRFRLNASPLREVQDWVAFYSKFWSTNMLRLNQLLEEEEE; this is translated from the coding sequence GTGAACGAGAACAACCAGATGCGGGATGTGTTTGACGCGATTGCAGATCCAACTAGGCGCCGACTGATTCATCTGTTAGCAGAGGCAGAGGAGAAACCGCTTCATGAATTAACGGCACAGTTTCACATGGGCCGTACAGCGGTATCCAAGCATTTGACAATCCTTAAAGAGGCCGGACTGGTACATGACCGAAAAGTCGGCAGAGAAACGCGATTTAGGCTAAACGCCTCTCCACTCAGAGAAGTTCAAGATTGGGTGGCTTTCTACAGCAAGTTCTGGAGTACGAATATGTTGCGCTTAAACCAACTATTAGAGGAGGAAGAAGAATGA
- a CDS encoding alanine/glycine:cation symporter family protein has product MQEFATWLSDNIIWSNALVYLCLGAGLFFTIATRFLQVRYIKDMIVLMFQGKSSTAGVSSFQALSIALSGRVGTGNIAGVATAIFSGGPGAVFWMWVIAFLGASSGFVEATLGQVYKTKLNDQYRGGPAYYIEKGLNLKWYAILFAVVTVIATGLLLPGVQANSIASSMENAFGLSPLITGIALILILGAIIFGGIKRIASVAQVVVPFMAVGYILIAIFIIVMNISELPQIITLIFKSAFGIDAAFGGILGAAIAWGVKRGIYSNEAGQGTAPHAAAAAEVSHPAKQGLVQSFSVYIDTLFICTATAFMILITGSYNVQPDGFDQPIVNNLGDVGAGPIFTQTAVESSLTGFGAPFVAVALLFFAFTTIMAYYYMAETNLAYINRKTKRVWTEYLLKFGILGIVVFGCVRDAELAWTLGDIGVGSMAWLNVIAILLLAKPALKVLKDYDRQKKEGKDPVFNPTEVGIANADFWEKEYQPDQTTQTEQSKTS; this is encoded by the coding sequence TTGCAGGAATTTGCAACATGGCTGAGTGACAACATCATTTGGAGTAACGCGTTGGTTTATTTATGTTTGGGTGCCGGATTGTTTTTTACAATCGCAACCCGCTTTCTACAAGTGAGATATATCAAGGATATGATTGTTTTAATGTTTCAAGGCAAAAGTTCCACAGCTGGTGTATCTTCCTTCCAAGCATTATCGATTGCCCTATCCGGTCGCGTCGGTACAGGAAATATCGCAGGTGTGGCGACAGCAATTTTTTCCGGAGGACCGGGAGCGGTCTTTTGGATGTGGGTAATCGCCTTTTTAGGAGCGAGCTCCGGCTTTGTGGAAGCGACACTGGGTCAGGTCTACAAAACAAAACTAAATGATCAATATCGTGGTGGACCCGCCTATTACATTGAAAAAGGGTTAAATCTGAAGTGGTATGCCATTCTATTTGCAGTCGTCACTGTGATCGCAACCGGTTTACTCTTACCCGGTGTACAAGCGAACAGCATTGCATCAAGCATGGAAAATGCATTTGGACTCTCACCCTTGATCACCGGAATCGCATTAATTCTCATTTTGGGTGCTATCATTTTCGGCGGTATCAAACGGATTGCAAGTGTTGCACAAGTCGTTGTTCCCTTTATGGCGGTAGGATATATACTGATAGCAATATTCATAATTGTTATGAACATCTCAGAACTCCCTCAAATCATCACACTGATCTTTAAGAGCGCGTTTGGTATCGATGCCGCTTTTGGCGGAATTCTCGGCGCTGCGATCGCTTGGGGTGTAAAACGCGGGATCTATTCCAATGAAGCAGGGCAAGGAACGGCTCCTCACGCCGCTGCAGCAGCAGAAGTGTCACATCCGGCTAAACAAGGGTTGGTACAATCTTTCTCCGTTTATATTGACACCTTGTTTATTTGTACCGCAACTGCCTTTATGATTCTGATCACGGGTAGTTATAATGTACAACCGGATGGCTTCGATCAACCCATTGTGAATAACTTGGGAGATGTAGGAGCAGGACCTATCTTTACACAAACGGCAGTTGAATCATCGCTAACGGGTTTTGGCGCTCCATTTGTCGCTGTCGCATTGTTATTTTTCGCATTTACGACGATTATGGCCTATTATTATATGGCGGAGACCAACCTGGCGTATATCAATCGCAAAACAAAAAGGGTTTGGACAGAATATCTGCTCAAATTTGGGATTTTAGGAATTGTGGTTTTTGGTTGTGTAAGAGATGCAGAACTTGCTTGGACACTGGGGGATATTGGCGTTGGTAGCATGGCATGGCTAAACGTGATCGCCATCCTTCTGCTTGCTAAGCCCGCATTAAAAGTATTAAAGGATTATGACCGACAGAAAAAAGAGGGCAAAGACCCCGTATTCAATCCGACAGAGGTCGGCATTGCCAATGCCGACTTCTGGGAGAAAGAGTACCAACCGGATCAAACGACTCAAACCGAGCAAAGCAAGACTTCATAA
- the gabT gene encoding 4-aminobutyrate--2-oxoglutarate transaminase, with product MKYASVTTSLPGPRAEKLLNRRQSIVPKGVSFGVPTFVHSAEGAIVKDVDGNTFIDFAGAIGTINVGHRHPKVQEALKNQVDHYIHTGFNVMMYEPYIALAERLAGLAPGDFDKKALLLNSGAEAVENAVKIARKYTKRQGIVAFSRGFHGRTLLTMTMTSKVKPYKFQFGPFASEVYKAPYPYAYRRPEEMTEDAYEQFVLQEFQNFLIAEAAPETIAAVVMEPVQGEGGFIVPSKTFVQGVYKLCKEHGILFIADEIQTGFARTGRYFAVEHFGIVPDLITVSKSMGSGVPISGVIGRKEIMDRAEPGELGGTYSGSPLGCRAALAVLDIIEEEKLNQRSEAIGKKVMDKFQELEQRFACIGDVRGLGAMCAMEIVKGPASKEPDKTLTNAIISEAGKRGLLLLSAGVYGNVVRLLMPIVITDEQLEEGLSILEQSIEAASGY from the coding sequence ATGAAATATGCGAGTGTGACCACATCCTTGCCAGGACCAAGGGCAGAAAAACTCCTTAATCGCAGACAGAGCATCGTGCCAAAAGGAGTATCCTTTGGCGTGCCGACATTTGTCCACTCAGCGGAAGGAGCGATCGTGAAAGATGTGGACGGGAACACATTTATTGATTTTGCCGGCGCGATTGGAACGATCAATGTCGGACACCGTCATCCAAAAGTGCAAGAGGCGTTAAAGAACCAGGTTGATCACTATATTCACACGGGATTTAATGTCATGATGTACGAACCTTATATTGCACTTGCAGAAAGGCTGGCCGGGCTCGCTCCGGGGGATTTTGACAAAAAAGCGCTATTGCTTAACAGTGGAGCGGAAGCCGTTGAAAATGCAGTGAAAATCGCCCGCAAATATACGAAAAGACAAGGGATTGTGGCCTTCTCAAGGGGGTTTCACGGTCGGACACTGTTGACGATGACGATGACGAGCAAGGTAAAACCGTACAAGTTCCAGTTCGGTCCATTTGCGTCTGAAGTGTATAAAGCCCCGTATCCATATGCGTATCGGCGGCCGGAAGAAATGACGGAAGACGCTTACGAGCAGTTTGTTCTGCAGGAGTTTCAAAATTTCCTCATCGCAGAAGCGGCACCAGAGACGATTGCGGCTGTCGTCATGGAACCGGTGCAGGGAGAAGGCGGATTTATCGTTCCTAGTAAGACGTTTGTGCAAGGGGTATACAAGTTATGCAAGGAGCACGGCATTCTGTTCATCGCTGACGAAATTCAGACCGGCTTTGCAAGAACGGGACGGTATTTCGCCGTCGAGCATTTTGGAATTGTTCCAGATTTAATAACGGTATCGAAATCGATGGGATCCGGCGTTCCCATCAGCGGAGTGATTGGCCGTAAAGAGATCATGGACCGAGCGGAACCGGGGGAATTAGGGGGGACGTACAGTGGAAGTCCGCTAGGATGTCGGGCAGCGCTCGCTGTACTGGACATCATTGAAGAAGAAAAATTAAACCAACGCAGTGAAGCGATCGGTAAAAAAGTGATGGATAAGTTTCAGGAACTGGAACAGCGTTTTGCTTGTATTGGAGACGTGCGTGGATTAGGCGCGATGTGTGCAATGGAAATCGTCAAGGGACCAGCGAGCAAGGAACCGGATAAAACGTTGACCAACGCCATTATTTCGGAGGCGGGCAAGCGTGGACTGTTGCTGTTAAGTGCCGGTGTTTACGGAAATGTCGTCCGATTGTTGATGCCGATTGTGATTACGGATGAACAACTGGAAGAAGGGCTATCGATCCTTGAACAATCCATTGAAGCGGCAAGCGGCTATTGA
- a CDS encoding NAD-dependent succinate-semialdehyde dehydrogenase, translating into MYVGGKWIGQDLNQIRITNPATGDVFALVPDGGKAEAEKAVKSAFEAFATWSKKTAEERSQYLFNWHRLIEEQKEVIGRLLTEEQGKPFKEAVGEVSYANGFISWYAEEAKRIYGETIPASHPRKRILVQKQPVGVVAAITPWNFPAAMITRKVAPALASGCTAVVKPAEQTPLTALKLAELAEMAGIPTGVLNVVTGNAQVIGETWLRDSRVRKLTFTGSTEVGKILMRGAAHTVKKVSLELGGHAPFIVMDDADLDKAVEGVIGSKFRNAGQTCVCANRVYVHESVAAAFTEKLVTAVQQLRVGNGLAEHTDIGPLIDRKAIEKVQRHVDDAIEKGARLAIGGQRKISDAGYYFEPTVLFDAADDMVCMNEETFGPLLPIATFQEEAEAIERANDTPYGLAAYVYTENIGRAIRISEALEYGIVGLNDGLPSVPQAPFGGLKESGIGREGGHYGIEEYVEVKYISIAF; encoded by the coding sequence ATGTATGTTGGTGGCAAGTGGATTGGACAAGATTTAAATCAAATCCGTATCACGAATCCTGCGACCGGTGACGTATTCGCACTCGTTCCGGATGGGGGAAAAGCAGAGGCGGAGAAAGCGGTTAAGTCTGCATTTGAGGCCTTTGCAACATGGTCAAAGAAAACAGCGGAAGAACGGAGCCAATACCTGTTCAATTGGCATCGCCTCATTGAAGAACAGAAAGAAGTGATTGGCAGACTGTTGACAGAAGAGCAGGGCAAGCCTTTCAAGGAGGCCGTCGGTGAAGTTAGCTACGCAAATGGGTTTATTTCTTGGTATGCGGAAGAAGCGAAGCGAATTTACGGAGAAACCATACCCGCTTCTCATCCACGTAAAAGAATTCTCGTACAAAAACAACCGGTCGGAGTTGTGGCAGCGATAACCCCATGGAATTTTCCAGCTGCGATGATCACGCGAAAAGTGGCCCCGGCACTGGCAAGCGGATGTACCGCCGTTGTAAAACCGGCGGAACAAACGCCGCTTACTGCTTTAAAATTAGCGGAGTTAGCGGAAATGGCCGGTATCCCAACAGGAGTGCTAAATGTCGTAACGGGAAATGCACAAGTTATCGGGGAGACTTGGTTACGGGATAGCCGTGTGAGAAAGCTGACATTTACCGGTTCAACAGAAGTAGGGAAAATATTAATGCGGGGTGCTGCACATACGGTGAAGAAGGTATCACTGGAATTGGGAGGACATGCACCGTTCATCGTCATGGACGATGCCGATTTGGATAAAGCAGTGGAAGGTGTGATCGGATCGAAATTTCGAAACGCCGGTCAGACGTGTGTTTGTGCCAATCGTGTCTATGTCCATGAATCGGTTGCAGCTGCATTTACAGAAAAGCTGGTCACAGCAGTTCAACAACTTCGAGTCGGCAATGGGCTGGCCGAGCACACAGACATTGGCCCGCTTATCGATCGAAAGGCGATTGAAAAAGTACAGCGGCATGTGGACGATGCGATTGAAAAGGGGGCACGCCTGGCGATCGGTGGGCAAAGGAAAATCTCGGATGCAGGATATTATTTTGAACCGACGGTGTTATTCGACGCTGCGGACGATATGGTGTGCATGAATGAAGAAACATTCGGTCCGCTTCTCCCGATTGCAACCTTTCAAGAAGAAGCGGAAGCGATCGAAAGAGCCAATGATACGCCTTACGGTTTAGCGGCATACGTCTATACCGAAAATATCGGCCGGGCGATTCGCATCAGTGAAGCGCTGGAATATGGCATCGTCGGTCTTAACGACGGCTTGCCGTCTGTTCCCCAAGCGCCTTTTGGCGGATTGAAAGAGAGCGGTATTGGGCGGGAAGGGGGGCACTATGGGATTGAAGAGTATGTGGAGGTGAAGTATATATCAATCGCTTTTTAA
- a CDS encoding 5-oxoprolinase subunit B family protein, translating to MAEFSTRYSFGGDEFIFAELSEEMNLEVNFRGIAITRKLKEKAFPGILDICPSNASYLVRFNPEEIDAHELLAELKQLEREVANLDEIEIRSRLVDVPVLFQDPWTHEAVMRFRDRHQDPESTDLEYAAQINGFTSEEEFIQAMTDTPFIVSMIGFVPGLPFCFQIARQEEQIEVPKYVRPRTFTPERTFGFGGAFSVIYPVQGAGGYQMFGIAATPVFDREQRLPDFRDSMVFPRQGDIFRYRSVTREEYDAVRKRVEAGTFEYRKQEIAFTPYDVLRDPEKFSEMALGRLYSD from the coding sequence ATGGCGGAGTTTTCGACGCGGTATAGCTTTGGCGGCGATGAATTCATTTTTGCTGAGTTATCCGAAGAGATGAATTTGGAGGTTAATTTTCGCGGTATCGCCATTACGAGAAAATTGAAAGAAAAAGCGTTTCCGGGCATTCTGGACATCTGTCCTTCCAATGCCTCCTACTTAGTACGGTTTAATCCCGAAGAAATCGATGCACATGAGTTGCTTGCAGAATTGAAGCAACTGGAACGAGAAGTGGCTAACTTGGACGAGATCGAGATTCGCTCGCGGTTGGTGGATGTCCCTGTACTCTTTCAGGACCCGTGGACGCATGAGGCAGTCATGCGCTTCCGCGATCGGCATCAGGATCCGGAATCGACCGATCTTGAATATGCGGCACAGATCAACGGTTTTACTTCAGAAGAAGAATTTATTCAGGCGATGACAGACACCCCTTTTATCGTCTCGATGATCGGCTTTGTTCCGGGATTGCCCTTTTGTTTCCAAATCGCACGGCAGGAGGAGCAGATTGAAGTACCGAAATATGTCCGTCCACGTACGTTTACGCCTGAGCGGACTTTTGGCTTTGGCGGAGCCTTTTCCGTTATTTATCCGGTTCAAGGTGCTGGCGGCTATCAAATGTTCGGGATCGCTGCGACACCTGTATTTGACAGAGAACAAAGGCTTCCGGACTTTCGGGATTCCATGGTTTTTCCGCGACAAGGGGACATTTTCCGTTATAGGAGCGTGACGAGGGAAGAATATGATGCGGTGCGAAAACGGGTAGAAGCAGGGACGTTTGAGTATCGCAAACAGGAAATAGCATTTACCCCATATGATGTGTTGCGAGATCCCGAAAAGTTTTCCGAAATGGCGTTAGGGAGGTTATACAGTGATTAA
- a CDS encoding biotin-dependent carboxyltransferase family protein, with translation MIKVVKPGLETTVQDEGRIGYYNIGMPPAGAVDQFAYAVGNMLVGNEAGAASLEMTYMGPELQFQQDGVITLTGGYIPPKINGVEVPMWKAISVSSGDVLSFGIVKHGARSYLAVAGGISVPPLMGSRSTYTLCGIGGYDGRPLKAGDVLTIGRMRARAVKAGTKVPDKWIPSITKPHEIRIVMGLCSYRLTDESKALFLQTEWTVTPEANRVGYRLKGERLGFVPRDQPFGAGSNPSNVVDLGYPIGSIQIPDGVEPIALLNDAVTGGGYATIATIISPDLSRFAQVKTGEKVRFVSISYEEARQVRIDFKQRLTQINEHLEGAM, from the coding sequence GTGATTAAGGTAGTGAAACCGGGACTGGAAACGACAGTACAGGACGAAGGCAGGATCGGTTATTACAATATTGGCATGCCTCCTGCAGGGGCTGTAGACCAATTCGCCTACGCGGTGGGAAATATGCTTGTGGGAAATGAAGCTGGTGCAGCTTCTCTCGAAATGACGTATATGGGACCGGAATTGCAATTTCAACAAGATGGCGTCATCACTTTAACCGGCGGGTACATCCCGCCAAAAATCAATGGTGTGGAGGTCCCGATGTGGAAAGCCATTTCCGTCAGTAGCGGTGATGTGTTGTCATTCGGCATTGTTAAACACGGGGCACGTTCGTACCTCGCCGTAGCGGGGGGCATTAGCGTTCCACCATTGATGGGATCTCGATCAACCTATACACTATGCGGCATCGGTGGTTATGACGGACGTCCGCTCAAAGCAGGTGATGTTTTAACAATTGGCAGAATGCGCGCAAGAGCGGTGAAAGCAGGAACAAAGGTGCCTGATAAATGGATTCCTTCTATTACAAAACCGCACGAAATTCGCATTGTGATGGGGTTGTGTAGTTACCGTTTGACGGATGAAAGTAAGGCGCTGTTCTTACAGACGGAATGGACGGTAACACCTGAGGCTAATCGCGTCGGTTATCGTTTAAAAGGGGAGCGTTTAGGTTTTGTCCCACGTGATCAACCGTTTGGAGCAGGGAGCAATCCTTCCAATGTGGTTGATCTGGGCTACCCCATTGGTTCCATTCAAATACCAGACGGAGTAGAGCCGATCGCTCTGTTAAATGATGCTGTTACAGGTGGTGGGTATGCGACGATTGCAACCATTATCAGCCCCGATCTATCGCGTTTCGCACAGGTAAAAACAGGGGAGAAAGTGAGATTTGTCTCGATTTCCTATGAGGAAGCGCGACAAGTTCGCATCGATTTCAAACAGCGACTAACCCAAATCAATGAACACCTTGAAGGGGCGATGTAA
- a CDS encoding acetyl-CoA carboxylase — MSQDKQVVSPLPGIFYRKPDPDAEPYVKEGDPVKAGDVIGLVEVMKNYQEIQVEEDGTIASFAVGNEEVIEAGQVIVVLK; from the coding sequence ATGAGCCAAGATAAACAAGTGGTTTCACCTTTACCGGGAATTTTCTACCGCAAGCCTGATCCGGACGCTGAACCGTATGTAAAAGAAGGGGACCCGGTCAAGGCAGGAGATGTTATCGGACTGGTGGAAGTGATGAAGAATTATCAGGAGATTCAGGTTGAAGAAGATGGTACCATCGCATCTTTTGCCGTTGGCAACGAAGAGGTAATTGAGGCTGGTCAAGTGATTGTCGTTTTAAAATAA